The Amblyomma americanum isolate KBUSLIRL-KWMA chromosome 3, ASM5285725v1, whole genome shotgun sequence genome window below encodes:
- the LOC144124781 gene encoding uncharacterized protein LOC144124781 — protein sequence MHESDICFLRRKQFTMQMFIFLVLLAITTTLDAAVVQEAGGVEGEKIRKDINPVALAKAGKTVETLGKILQGDVSMNTAEERDSVLDAINALSLTGEETDEHSLIMLIVKAIAIGAATGAASAGIKHVVEKAAAKREG from the exons ATGCATGAGAGTGATATTTGCTTTTTGCGCAGGAAACAATTCACCATGCAGATGTTCATTTTCCTCGTGCTTTTGGCAATTACTACGACATTAG ATGCGGCTGTTGT ACAAGAAGCAGGAGGCGTTGAGGGAGAGAAGATTAGGAAGG ATATCAACCCAGTCGCATTGGCCAAGGCCGGAAAGACAGTGGAAACCCTTGGGAAGATTCTCCAGGGCGACGTTTCTATGAACACGGCTGAAGAGCGAGACAGTGTGCTGGACGCCATCAATGCCCTGAGCCTCACGGGGGAAGAAACCGATGAGCACTCTCTCATTATGCTCATTGTCAAGGCCATTGCAATCGGAGCCGCGACGGGCGCGGCATCGGCTGGTATTAAGCACGTTGTGGAGAAGGCAGCGGCGAAGCGAGAAGGTTAA